A single region of the Devosia sp. FJ2-5-3 genome encodes:
- the ubiG gene encoding bifunctional 2-polyprenyl-6-hydroxyphenol methylase/3-demethylubiquinol 3-O-methyltransferase UbiG, whose amino-acid sequence MTQSTINDAEVAKFTAMAEEWWDPKGKFKPLHKFNPVRLAYIREHLIGHFGRDGSSIRPLEGLTILDVGCGGGLLCEPLTRLGATVTGIDAAERNIAIARIHAEQSGLDIDYQATTSEALAAAGKTFDVVLNMEVVEHVDNVPLYMKSCADLVKPGGLMFTATINRTARAFALAVVGAEYVLGWLPKGTHDWKKFLTPDEIGSLISRNGLRVTDQIGVVYHPIGDEWRRSRDMGINYMMLAARPA is encoded by the coding sequence ATGACCCAGAGCACCATCAACGATGCCGAAGTCGCAAAATTCACGGCCATGGCCGAAGAGTGGTGGGACCCTAAGGGCAAGTTCAAGCCGCTGCACAAGTTCAACCCCGTGCGGCTCGCCTATATTCGCGAGCATCTGATCGGCCATTTTGGTCGGGATGGCAGCTCGATCCGCCCGCTGGAGGGCCTCACCATCCTCGACGTCGGCTGCGGCGGCGGCCTCTTGTGCGAGCCCCTGACGCGGTTGGGTGCGACGGTCACGGGCATCGATGCGGCAGAACGCAATATCGCCATCGCCCGCATTCATGCCGAGCAATCGGGGCTGGACATCGATTATCAGGCGACGACCAGCGAGGCTCTCGCGGCGGCCGGGAAAACTTTCGACGTCGTGCTCAACATGGAAGTGGTCGAGCATGTCGACAACGTCCCGCTCTACATGAAGAGCTGCGCTGATCTGGTAAAACCGGGCGGGCTGATGTTCACCGCCACCATCAACCGCACCGCACGCGCCTTTGCACTGGCGGTCGTCGGCGCGGAATATGTGCTGGGCTGGCTGCCCAAGGGCACCCATGACTGGAAGAAATTCCTCACCCCCGACGAGATCGGCAGCCTTATCTCCCGCAACGGCCTGCGCGTGACCGACCAGATCGGCGTCGTCTATCATCCCATCGGCGATGAATGGCGTCGCAGTCGCGACATGGGCATCAACTACATGATGCTGGCAGCACGGCCCGCCTGA
- the prmC gene encoding peptide chain release factor N(5)-glutamine methyltransferase yields MGALWRHFRDVLSRAGFDTPALDAKLLVGHALGLDALGLFSRENDAVTPEAQAQAEALLARRLTGLSVARIIGHREFYGLEFALSSATLEPRPDTELLVDLALPALGKGGRLLDMGTGTGCIPIAILANRPDATAIATDLNPSALDMARQNATSNGVAERLEFRRGDWFGALLPADGRFDLIVSNPPYIASHVVENLSVEVREFDPRLALDGGPDGLAPYRIIAREAGDWLERGGAVMVEIGYDQGEAVSALFGDAGYGEIRVHKDLAGLDRVVCAHHLRGA; encoded by the coding sequence ATCGGCGCGCTCTGGCGGCATTTTCGCGATGTGCTGTCCCGGGCAGGGTTTGACACTCCGGCGCTCGATGCAAAATTGCTGGTCGGTCACGCGCTCGGTCTCGACGCGCTGGGCCTTTTCTCGCGCGAAAACGATGCGGTCACCCCCGAGGCGCAGGCGCAGGCCGAAGCGCTCCTCGCCCGCCGTCTCACTGGCCTTTCGGTGGCACGAATCATCGGACACAGGGAATTCTACGGGCTCGAATTCGCGCTCAGTTCGGCAACACTCGAGCCGCGACCCGATACCGAACTGCTTGTCGATCTGGCGCTGCCTGCGCTCGGCAAGGGCGGGCGGCTGCTCGACATGGGTACCGGCACTGGCTGCATTCCCATCGCCATCCTCGCCAATCGCCCCGACGCCACGGCCATTGCCACCGATCTCAATCCGTCCGCGCTCGACATGGCGCGGCAAAACGCGACCAGCAATGGCGTCGCCGAACGGCTCGAATTCCGCCGGGGCGACTGGTTCGGCGCCCTCTTGCCGGCCGATGGTCGCTTTGATCTCATCGTCTCCAACCCGCCCTATATTGCGAGCCATGTCGTTGAAAACCTTAGCGTCGAGGTCCGGGAGTTCGACCCCCGCCTGGCGCTGGATGGCGGGCCGGACGGGCTTGCACCCTACCGGATCATCGCGCGCGAGGCCGGCGACTGGCTGGAGCGGGGCGGGGCGGTGATGGTCGAAATCGGCTATGACCAGGGCGAGGCCGTCAGCGCGCTGTTCGGGGATGCCGGATATGGCGAAATCCGTGTTCACAAAGACCTTGCCGGGCTTGATCGTGTGGTTTGTGCGCACCACTTGAGGGGTGCATAA
- the prfA gene encoding peptide chain release factor 1, with product MPALPQDKLDALETRFQYIEAALSGGASPDEFAKLSKEHSDLTPIVTEITAYKKALRDHAEAEALLKSGDRDLIEMAEAEIAELDEKLEAHVQAIRILLLPKDEADEKSIILEIRGGTGGDEAALFAGDLLRMYERYAANHGWKVTLMEESPGEMGGYKEVIANVSGKGVYARMKYESGVHRVQRVPATEGSGRIHTSAATVAVLPEVEDIDIEIRNEDIRIDTMRASGAGGQHVNTTDSAVRITHLPTGIVVTSALKSQHQNRAQAMIVLRARLYEMQREERDSARSAERKGQVGSGDRSERIRTYNFPQGRVTDHRINLTLYKLDKVMAGEALDELIEALITENQAAQLAAMESGI from the coding sequence ATGCCCGCATTGCCCCAGGACAAACTCGACGCCCTCGAAACACGCTTCCAGTATATCGAGGCGGCGCTGTCGGGCGGGGCGAGCCCCGATGAGTTCGCAAAGCTCTCCAAGGAGCATTCCGATCTCACGCCCATCGTCACCGAAATCACCGCCTATAAGAAGGCGCTGCGCGATCACGCCGAGGCCGAGGCGCTGCTCAAGAGCGGCGACAGGGATCTCATCGAAATGGCCGAAGCCGAGATCGCCGAACTCGACGAAAAGCTCGAAGCCCATGTGCAGGCCATTCGCATCCTGCTGCTGCCCAAGGACGAGGCGGACGAAAAGTCCATCATTCTCGAAATTCGCGGTGGCACGGGTGGGGACGAAGCCGCGCTTTTTGCCGGTGACCTCCTGCGCATGTATGAGCGCTATGCCGCCAACCACGGCTGGAAGGTGACGCTGATGGAGGAAAGCCCGGGTGAAATGGGGGGCTATAAGGAAGTCATCGCCAATGTGTCGGGCAAGGGCGTTTATGCCCGCATGAAATATGAGAGCGGCGTGCACCGCGTGCAGCGCGTGCCGGCCACCGAAGGCTCGGGCCGCATCCACACTTCGGCGGCCACCGTCGCCGTGCTTCCGGAAGTCGAAGACATCGACATCGAGATCCGCAACGAGGATATCCGCATCGATACGATGCGCGCCTCGGGCGCCGGCGGCCAGCACGTCAACACTACCGATTCGGCGGTGCGCATCACCCATTTGCCCACCGGCATCGTGGTGACCTCGGCGCTCAAGAGCCAGCACCAGAACCGCGCCCAGGCGATGATCGTTCTGCGCGCCCGCCTCTATGAAATGCAGCGCGAGGAGCGCGACAGCGCCCGGTCCGCCGAGCGCAAGGGCCAGGTCGGCTCGGGCGACCGTTCGGAGCGCATCCGCACCTATAACTTCCCGCAGGGCCGGGTCACCGATCACCGCATCAACCTTACGCTCTACAAGCTCGACAAGGTCATGGCTGGCGAAGCGCTGGATGAGTTGATCGAAGCATTGATCACCGAAAACCAGGCCGCCCAGCTTGCCGCCATGGAGAGCGGGATCTGA
- the ilvD gene encoding dihydroxy-acid dehydratase, whose protein sequence is MPAYRSRTTTHGRNMAGARGLWRATGMKNEDFGKPIIAVVNSFTQFVPGHVHLKDLGQLVAREIEAAGGVAKEFNTIAVDDGIAMGHDGMLYSLPSRDIIADSVEYMVNAHCADAMVCISNCDKITPGMLNAAMRLNIPVVFVSGGPMEAGKAMLKGKLQALDLVDAMVMAADDHYTDEEVQAVEEAACPTCGSCSGMFTANSMNCLTEALGLSLPGNGSTLATHSDRKRLFQEAGHLIVDLARRYYEQDDETTLPRSIATKQAFENAMALDIAMGGSTNTVLHILAAAHEGGVDFTMDDIDALSRRVPVLSKVAPAKNDVHMEDVHRAGGIFAILGQLDRAGLINRQELTVHAATMGDAIDKWDISRTNSESVRNFYMAAPGGVRTTQAFSQSNRWTELDLDRQNGAIRSPDNPFSKDGGLAVLKGNIALDGCIVKTAGVDESILKFTGPARVFESQDSTVKAILSNEIREGDVLVIRYEGPRGGPGMQEMLYPTSYLKSKGLGKACALLTDGRFSGGTSGLSIGHASPEAAEGGAIGLVREGDMIEIDIPNRTVNVLVTDAELAKRRVEQDALGWKPAQPRKRKVTTALKAYAAFVTSASKGAVRDVDAINKMMD, encoded by the coding sequence ATGCCCGCCTATCGTTCCCGTACCACTACCCATGGCCGCAATATGGCCGGCGCGCGGGGGCTCTGGCGCGCGACGGGCATGAAGAACGAGGACTTCGGCAAGCCGATCATTGCCGTGGTCAATTCGTTCACCCAGTTCGTGCCCGGCCACGTGCATTTGAAGGATCTCGGCCAGCTCGTGGCCCGCGAGATCGAGGCTGCAGGCGGCGTCGCCAAGGAATTCAACACCATTGCGGTCGATGACGGCATCGCCATGGGCCATGACGGCATGCTCTATTCCCTGCCCAGCCGCGACATCATCGCGGACTCGGTGGAATACATGGTCAATGCCCACTGCGCCGACGCCATGGTCTGCATTTCCAATTGCGACAAGATCACCCCCGGCATGCTGAACGCCGCCATGCGCCTCAACATCCCGGTGGTCTTCGTCTCGGGCGGCCCGATGGAAGCGGGCAAGGCCATGCTCAAGGGCAAGCTGCAGGCGCTCGACCTCGTTGACGCCATGGTCATGGCCGCCGACGACCACTATACCGACGAGGAAGTGCAGGCCGTTGAAGAGGCCGCCTGCCCCACCTGCGGCTCCTGCTCGGGCATGTTCACCGCCAATTCGATGAACTGCCTGACCGAAGCGCTGGGCCTGTCGCTGCCGGGCAATGGCTCGACGCTCGCCACCCACTCCGATCGCAAGCGCCTGTTCCAGGAAGCTGGCCACCTGATCGTTGATCTGGCCCGCCGCTATTATGAGCAGGACGACGAAACCACCCTGCCGCGCTCGATCGCGACAAAGCAGGCTTTCGAGAACGCCATGGCGCTCGATATCGCCATGGGCGGCTCGACCAACACGGTGCTGCACATCCTGGCCGCTGCCCACGAAGGCGGCGTCGATTTCACCATGGACGATATCGACGCCCTGTCGCGTCGCGTCCCCGTGCTCTCCAAGGTCGCGCCGGCCAAGAACGACGTGCACATGGAAGACGTTCACCGCGCCGGTGGCATTTTCGCCATTCTGGGCCAGTTGGACCGCGCCGGCCTGATCAATCGCCAGGAACTGACCGTCCACGCCGCCACCATGGGCGACGCCATCGACAAATGGGACATTTCGCGCACCAATTCCGAAAGCGTGCGCAATTTCTATATGGCCGCCCCCGGCGGTGTGCGCACGACGCAGGCTTTCTCGCAGTCCAATCGCTGGACCGAGCTCGATCTCGACCGCCAGAACGGCGCCATCCGCTCGCCGGACAATCCGTTCTCCAAGGATGGCGGCCTCGCCGTGCTCAAGGGCAATATCGCGCTTGATGGCTGCATCGTGAAGACAGCGGGCGTCGATGAATCGATCCTCAAATTCACCGGTCCGGCCCGCGTCTTTGAAAGCCAGGATTCCACCGTCAAGGCGATCTTGTCCAACGAGATCCGCGAAGGCGATGTGCTCGTCATCCGTTATGAGGGTCCGCGTGGCGGCCCTGGCATGCAGGAAATGCTCTATCCCACGAGCTATCTGAAATCGAAGGGCCTGGGCAAAGCCTGCGCGCTTCTGACCGACGGCCGTTTCTCGGGCGGCACATCGGGCCTCTCCATCGGCCATGCCTCACCCGAGGCGGCAGAGGGCGGCGCGATCGGCCTCGTGCGCGAAGGCGACATGATCGAGATCGACATCCCCAACCGCACCGTCAATGTGCTGGTGACCGATGCCGAACTGGCAAAGCGCCGCGTCGAGCAGGACGCGCTCGGCTGGAAGCCGGCCCAGCCGCGCAAGCGCAAGGTGACCACCGCGCTCAAAGCCTATGCGGCCTTCGTGACATCGGCCTCCAAGGGCGCCGTGCGGGACGTGGACGCCATCAACAAGATGATGGACTGA
- the ptsP gene encoding phosphoenolpyruvate--protein phosphotransferase, translating into MVTTIGGPRVLLRQLRETMAEPLASQARLDKIVSLIAQNMRADVCSFYVLRDDGALELFATKGLEAESVHMTTLRLGEGLVGLIASEAEPLSLDDAPSHPGFAYRPETGEDKYNSFLGVPVLRAGQTLGVLVVQNAERRHYGEDETEAMLTTATILAEMIATSDFDNLIKPGSDIDLRRPRMFNGVSFTDGIALGTVVLHDPRVVVTNFIAEDTEQEKSRLDKALETMRVSIDAMLDHGDMQPSSDHREILETYRMFANDRGWVHRLTEAIENGLSAEAAVERVQNDTRARMMRQTDPYIRDRLHDLDDLANRLLRVLTNTGQPAQRVLPDNAILVARNMGPAELLEYDRKKLRGVVLEEGGATAHVAIVARSLGIVAVGQAESIVSMCETGDDIIIDGPLGQVHLRPTPDVEQTYVDKVRVSAKRRAHYAALKTKPSVTRDGVGITLLHNSGLVADLPMLDDTGAEGVGLFRTELQFMIASKLPRLQEQVELYAEAIALAGERPIVFRLLDIGGDKVVPYLRSMAEENPAMGYRSIRLGLDRPGLLRTQVRALLMAANGKPLKILVPMVTETFEFRQTRLVIHKEIERLRRAGQVLPTRVEIGAMVEVPSLLFELDQLLPVADFVSIGSNDLVQFLTAADRANPRVSKNYDPIAMPRLRAIRLIVDAARRHNKPVTMCGELAGRPMEALALMAIGMTKLSMGPASIGPIKELILNLDLAPIRASVAAALSDGADGVSIRELLTEWVDRQNLPMG; encoded by the coding sequence ATGGTCACGACCATAGGCGGCCCGAGAGTTCTGCTGCGGCAATTGCGCGAAACCATGGCAGAGCCATTGGCTTCGCAGGCGCGTCTCGACAAGATTGTATCGCTCATCGCCCAGAACATGCGGGCCGATGTCTGCTCGTTCTATGTGCTGCGCGACGACGGCGCACTCGAGCTGTTCGCCACCAAGGGCCTCGAGGCCGAATCGGTGCACATGACGACGCTCCGGCTGGGCGAGGGCCTGGTCGGTCTTATCGCCTCCGAGGCGGAGCCGCTCAGCCTCGACGATGCCCCCTCCCATCCCGGCTTTGCCTACCGCCCCGAAACCGGGGAGGACAAATATAATTCATTCCTTGGCGTGCCTGTGCTGCGGGCCGGTCAGACCCTTGGCGTTCTCGTCGTCCAGAATGCCGAGCGGCGTCATTATGGCGAGGACGAAACCGAGGCGATGCTGACTACGGCCACAATCCTGGCCGAAATGATCGCCACCTCGGACTTCGACAATCTGATCAAGCCGGGGTCCGATATCGATCTCAGGCGACCCCGAATGTTCAATGGCGTCAGTTTCACCGATGGCATCGCGCTGGGCACTGTGGTGCTGCACGATCCGCGCGTCGTGGTCACCAATTTCATTGCCGAGGATACCGAGCAGGAGAAGTCCCGGCTCGACAAGGCGCTCGAGACCATGCGCGTCTCGATCGACGCCATGCTCGATCATGGCGACATGCAGCCCTCTTCGGACCATCGCGAGATTTTGGAAACCTATCGCATGTTCGCCAATGACCGGGGCTGGGTGCACCGGCTGACCGAGGCGATCGAGAACGGGCTCAGTGCCGAGGCTGCGGTGGAGCGCGTGCAGAACGACACGCGCGCGCGCATGATGCGCCAGACCGATCCCTATATTCGCGACCGCCTGCATGATCTCGATGATCTGGCCAACCGGCTGCTGCGGGTCCTGACCAATACCGGCCAGCCGGCCCAGCGCGTCCTGCCTGACAACGCCATCCTCGTCGCCCGCAATATGGGTCCGGCGGAACTGCTCGAATATGACCGCAAGAAGCTGCGCGGCGTAGTGCTGGAAGAGGGCGGGGCCACGGCGCATGTCGCCATCGTGGCGCGCTCGCTGGGCATCGTGGCCGTGGGCCAGGCCGAATCGATCGTTTCCATGTGCGAGACGGGCGATGACATCATCATCGACGGCCCCCTGGGGCAGGTGCATCTGCGGCCGACCCCCGATGTCGAGCAGACCTATGTCGACAAGGTGCGTGTTTCGGCCAAGCGCCGCGCTCATTATGCAGCGCTCAAGACCAAGCCCAGCGTGACGCGGGACGGGGTTGGCATAACGCTGCTCCACAATTCCGGGCTGGTGGCAGACCTGCCCATGCTGGACGATACCGGTGCGGAGGGCGTGGGTCTTTTCCGCACCGAATTGCAGTTCATGATCGCCTCCAAGCTGCCGCGCCTGCAGGAGCAGGTCGAGCTCTATGCCGAGGCCATCGCGCTGGCGGGCGAACGTCCGATCGTCTTCCGCCTGCTCGATATCGGTGGCGACAAGGTCGTTCCCTATCTGCGCTCCATGGCCGAGGAAAACCCGGCCATGGGATATCGCTCGATCCGGCTGGGTCTCGACCGTCCTGGTCTTCTGCGCACCCAGGTGCGGGCCCTGCTCATGGCCGCCAATGGCAAACCTCTCAAGATCCTCGTGCCCATGGTCACCGAGACCTTCGAGTTCCGCCAGACGCGCCTTGTGATCCACAAGGAAATCGAGCGCCTGCGCCGCGCCGGGCAGGTGCTGCCCACGCGCGTCGAAATCGGCGCCATGGTCGAAGTGCCATCGCTGCTGTTCGAACTGGACCAATTGCTTCCCGTGGCCGATTTCGTGTCCATCGGCTCGAACGATCTCGTCCAGTTCCTGACCGCTGCCGACCGGGCCAATCCCCGCGTCTCCAAGAACTACGATCCGATCGCCATGCCGCGCCTGCGGGCGATAAGGCTCATTGTCGATGCGGCACGCCGGCACAACAAGCCGGTCACCATGTGCGGGGAGCTCGCGGGCCGGCCGATGGAGGCGTTGGCGCTGATGGCGATCGGCATGACCAAGCTGTCCATGGGCCCGGCCTCGATCGGTCCGATCAAGGAACTGATCCTCAACCTCGATCTGGCGCCTATCCGCGCTTCGGTGGCGGCGGCGCTCAGCGATGGCGCCGATGGGGTGTCGATCCGCGAGCTGCTGACCGAATGGGTGGACAGGCAGAACCTGCCCATGGGGTGA
- a CDS encoding hemolysin family protein yields the protein MSILLGLFFILVLIAMSIFIALSEIAFAAARELRIRTLAEAGNKRALRFINLRARSGNVITALQISTNAVAILAGIVGSGALGPILASSLATFLPLDLATLTADIIAFIIITSVFVMFGDLVPRRVAMMIPERTALMVVGFVEMQIRILRPIVLLFSAISDWIISLLRIEPDRSDEITTEDFRMILAGGEASGALMKREHQLINNVLALEMRSVTSVMTVRDDIVFLDINDTRETQREKVRYFPFSRYPLCDGGLDNVIGSVRAEDVLADAFDTATELELQKIRRDMASVPDSLNVWEVLAEFQAQDTGVALVVSEYANVVGIVTFKDLMAPLVLGLANPFEERQIMQRDDQSWLVDGVTPIVDVMSALGLHQIGFEGSFETIGGFVVHRLRRAARKGDRVDAEGYRFEVVDADKMRLNQLLVTKIPPVKPAGPGKPAASSETKL from the coding sequence ATGAGCATCCTACTGGGCCTGTTTTTTATTCTTGTGCTCATTGCGATGAGTATCTTCATCGCTCTTTCGGAGATCGCCTTCGCCGCCGCCCGCGAATTGCGCATCCGCACCCTGGCCGAGGCGGGCAACAAGCGCGCCCTTCGTTTCATCAATCTGCGGGCCAGATCCGGCAATGTCATCACCGCATTGCAGATCAGCACCAATGCCGTCGCCATCCTTGCCGGCATCGTCGGATCTGGCGCACTGGGCCCCATTCTCGCCTCCAGCCTTGCGACCTTCCTACCCCTCGACCTCGCCACTCTGACCGCCGACATCATCGCTTTCATCATCATCACCTCGGTCTTCGTCATGTTCGGCGATCTCGTCCCCCGCCGTGTGGCCATGATGATCCCCGAGCGCACGGCCCTGATGGTTGTCGGCTTCGTCGAGATGCAGATCCGCATCCTGCGCCCCATCGTGCTGCTGTTCAGTGCCATCTCGGACTGGATCATCTCGCTTTTGCGCATCGAGCCGGACCGCAGCGACGAGATCACGACCGAAGATTTCCGCATGATCCTGGCCGGCGGCGAGGCCTCGGGCGCGCTGATGAAGCGCGAGCACCAGTTGATCAACAATGTGCTGGCGCTCGAAATGCGCTCTGTCACCTCGGTGATGACCGTTCGCGACGACATCGTCTTTCTAGATATCAACGACACCCGCGAAACCCAGCGCGAAAAGGTCCGCTACTTTCCGTTTTCCCGCTATCCGCTCTGCGACGGGGGGCTGGACAATGTCATCGGCAGCGTCCGGGCCGAGGATGTGCTGGCCGATGCATTCGACACCGCAACAGAGCTTGAGCTTCAGAAGATCCGGCGCGACATGGCCTCCGTCCCCGACAGCCTCAATGTCTGGGAAGTACTGGCCGAGTTCCAGGCGCAGGACACGGGCGTGGCGCTCGTCGTCAGCGAGTATGCCAATGTCGTTGGCATCGTCACCTTCAAGGACCTCATGGCCCCGCTCGTCCTCGGCCTCGCCAATCCCTTCGAGGAACGCCAGATTATGCAGCGCGACGATCAATCCTGGCTCGTCGACGGCGTTACCCCCATTGTCGACGTCATGTCAGCGCTCGGGCTGCACCAGATCGGTTTCGAAGGCTCGTTCGAGACCATTGGGGGCTTCGTGGTCCACCGCCTCCGCCGCGCCGCACGCAAGGGTGATCGCGTCGACGCCGAAGGCTATCGCTTCGAGGTCGTGGACGCCGACAAGATGCGCCTCAACCAGCTTCTGGTCACCAAGATCCCTCCGGTAAAGCCCGCAGGCCCCGGCAAGCCGGCCGCTTCGAGCGAGACCAAGCTCTAG
- a CDS encoding aspartate kinase translates to MARIVVKFGGTSVANVERIRQAARHVKREVEAGNEVAVVVSAMSGKTNELVGWVNEASKFHDAREYDAVVASGEQVTAGLMAIVLSEMGIQSRSFAGWQVPIRTDDAHGAARIAEIDPTELDKRMKDGWVPVITGFQGISPHNRVTTLGRGGSDTSAVAVAAAVGADRCDIYTDVDGVYTTDPRIVPKAQRMTRISFEEMLEMASLGAKVLMIRAVEMAMAHKVRLTVRSSFDDPDAAQIGPDGLPGVPGTLVCDEEEIMEKQIVSGVTLAKAEAKITLRAVKDNPGVAAAIFGTLADKGIIVDMIVQNISDDGATTDITFTVPDSEYDKAVKALEDNGGRFEYARLSGSRGGAKVSVVGVGMRSHAGVAASMFKALADKGINIQLITTSEIKTSVLIDEEYAELAVRALHTYYGLDKKDA, encoded by the coding sequence ATGGCCCGCATCGTCGTCAAATTCGGTGGCACTTCGGTGGCCAATGTCGAGCGCATCCGTCAGGCTGCGCGTCATGTGAAACGCGAAGTCGAAGCCGGCAACGAAGTTGCCGTCGTGGTTTCGGCCATGTCGGGCAAGACCAATGAACTGGTCGGCTGGGTCAACGAGGCCAGCAAATTCCACGACGCGCGCGAATATGATGCCGTGGTCGCCTCCGGCGAACAGGTCACGGCCGGCCTCATGGCCATTGTCCTTTCCGAAATGGGCATCCAGTCGCGCTCCTTTGCCGGCTGGCAGGTTCCGATCCGGACGGACGACGCGCATGGCGCGGCCCGCATCGCCGAGATCGATCCGACCGAGCTCGACAAGCGCATGAAGGATGGCTGGGTTCCGGTGATCACCGGCTTCCAGGGCATTTCCCCGCATAACCGGGTCACGACGCTCGGTCGCGGCGGCTCGGACACTTCCGCCGTTGCAGTCGCGGCCGCCGTGGGCGCGGATCGCTGCGATATCTATACGGATGTGGACGGTGTTTACACCACCGACCCGCGCATCGTGCCAAAGGCTCAGCGCATGACCCGCATTTCCTTCGAGGAAATGCTGGAAATGGCTTCGCTCGGCGCCAAGGTGCTGATGATCCGTGCTGTGGAAATGGCCATGGCCCACAAGGTGCGCCTGACTGTGCGCTCCAGTTTCGATGACCCGGATGCGGCCCAGATTGGCCCCGATGGTTTGCCCGGGGTCCCGGGTACGCTCGTTTGCGATGAGGAAGAGATCATGGAAAAGCAGATCGTTTCGGGCGTGACGCTCGCCAAGGCAGAGGCCAAGATCACCCTGCGCGCCGTCAAGGACAATCCCGGCGTCGCCGCTGCCATCTTCGGCACGCTGGCTGACAAGGGTATCATCGTCGACATGATCGTGCAGAATATTTCCGACGATGGCGCGACCACCGACATCACCTTCACCGTGCCCGACAGCGAGTACGACAAGGCCGTCAAGGCGCTCGAGGACAATGGCGGTCGCTTCGAATATGCCCGGCTTTCCGGCTCGCGCGGCGGGGCAAAGGTCTCGGTCGTGGGCGTGGGCATGCGCAGTCATGCCGGCGTTGCCGCTTCGATGTTCAAGGCCCTTGCAGACAAGGGTATCAATATCCAGCTGATCACCACTTCGGAAATCAAGACCTCGGTGTTGATCGATGAAGAATATGCCGAGCTTGCGGTTCGGGCGCTCCACACCTATTACGGTTTGGATAAGAAGGACGCCTGA